The Parachlamydia acanthamoebae genome has a window encoding:
- a CDS encoding DegT/DnrJ/EryC1/StrS family aminotransferase, with protein sequence MEFIDIKKQYQLYKKEIDLAIHEVLDQGNFIMGEQVRTLESTLAQYTNTKHCITVSSGTDSLQIALMALGVGFGDEVITVPFTWISSTEVIGLVGATPVFVDIEDRTYNIDVEQLEKAITPKTKAILPVSLFGQMPDYTAINEIANKYGLPVIEDGAQSFGATQHGRKSCSATTIGSTSFFPAKPLGCYGDGGALFTNDDTLAAKMRAIRTHGGERRHHHTCLGMNGRLDTMQAAILLAKFPHFDQEAQARASIGHFYSQELAGYCVIPEIQAGNTHVYAQYTIRTPERDELAKYLQAKGVPTGIYYPKCVHEQPVFKPLGYARGSMPVAEKMADEVISLPMHPWLTEEDQHHIINMIKEFCCAPAAC encoded by the coding sequence ATGGAGTTCATTGACATCAAAAAACAGTATCAACTGTACAAAAAAGAGATCGACTTGGCCATTCATGAAGTTCTTGACCAAGGAAATTTTATTATGGGCGAACAAGTACGCACTCTAGAAAGCACTCTTGCTCAATATACAAATACCAAGCATTGCATTACGGTATCAAGTGGGACAGACAGTTTACAAATTGCTCTTATGGCTCTTGGAGTTGGTTTTGGTGATGAAGTGATTACCGTGCCTTTCACCTGGATTTCTTCGACTGAAGTCATTGGTCTAGTCGGAGCCACACCCGTTTTTGTCGACATCGAAGACCGCACCTATAATATCGATGTCGAACAACTTGAAAAAGCCATTACACCTAAAACAAAAGCCATTCTTCCTGTTAGTCTATTTGGCCAAATGCCTGATTACACAGCCATTAATGAAATTGCCAACAAATATGGCTTGCCCGTCATTGAAGACGGTGCTCAAAGTTTTGGAGCGACTCAACACGGCCGAAAAAGCTGTTCTGCTACAACCATTGGTTCAACGAGTTTTTTCCCAGCTAAACCTCTCGGTTGCTATGGTGACGGCGGAGCCCTCTTTACAAATGATGACACTTTAGCGGCAAAAATGCGCGCAATTCGCACGCATGGCGGTGAAAGACGCCACCATCACACGTGCCTCGGGATGAACGGTCGTTTAGACACCATGCAAGCAGCCATTTTATTAGCAAAGTTTCCACATTTTGATCAGGAAGCGCAAGCACGCGCAAGCATTGGCCATTTTTATTCCCAAGAACTAGCTGGTTATTGTGTTATCCCCGAAATTCAAGCTGGCAATACGCATGTATATGCACAGTATACCATTCGAACACCCGAAAGAGATGAACTAGCCAAGTATTTACAAGCTAAAGGTGTGCCAACAGGCATTTATTATCCAAAATGTGTGCATGAACAACCCGTCTTCAAACCTTTGGGCTATGCAAGGGGATCGATGCCTGTTGCAGAAAAAATGGCAGATGAAGTGATTAGCCTTCCAATGCACCCTTGGTTAACAGAAGAAGATCAACATCATATCATAAACATGATTAAAGAATTTTGCTGTGCCCCAGCTGCATGCTAA
- a CDS encoding Gfo/Idh/MocA family oxidoreductase, whose amino-acid sequence MTTLSYNKNLALIGGGRWGKNLARNFYQLGVLHTLCDSHPTTLETFRQNYPELHLTSSYDEVLNNSHIQSVVIAAPAIAHYALAKKALLAGKDVYVEKPLCLDSREGEELIHLAEEKGCILMVGHLLQYHPCIKALQELLGRGELGKLHYIVSNRLNLGSIRTEENALWSFAPHDISVILSLVGHNLPHQVRCTGADYLSKGVADTTMTTLRFANDVRAHIYVSWLHPFKEQKLVVIGSTGMAVFDDTKPWDEKLVLYRNHVTWTDGNIPLANKNEAEKVVVPQAEPLREECLHFIKCCQERIAPRTDGKEGLQVLKVLQAAQASLNEDGAEKNPSIKSSLEQTSPQYYAHPTAIIGPQAEIEVGTKIWHFSHIMDGAKVGQACNIGQNVVISPSVVLGKNVKVQNNVSVYTGVICEDHVFLGPSMVFTNVINPRSAVNRRGEYQKTFVRKGATIGANATIVCGVELGEYCFIGSGAVITKDIPPYALIVGNPGRQIGWMSRHGEKLDLPVSIPEDEILEASCPVTGERYQLKGNRIVPVDISQVASENLLQEAF is encoded by the coding sequence ATGACAACTTTATCGTATAATAAAAACCTTGCTTTGATAGGCGGTGGGCGCTGGGGAAAAAACTTGGCCAGAAATTTCTATCAGTTGGGTGTATTGCATACATTATGCGACTCTCATCCAACCACTTTAGAAACCTTTCGGCAAAATTACCCGGAACTCCATCTGACGTCTTCTTATGATGAAGTTCTGAACAATTCACACATTCAATCTGTGGTCATTGCTGCACCAGCTATTGCTCATTATGCTCTTGCAAAAAAGGCTCTTCTTGCTGGAAAAGATGTTTATGTCGAAAAACCTTTGTGTTTAGATAGCCGAGAAGGGGAAGAGCTCATCCATTTAGCTGAAGAAAAAGGCTGTATCCTCATGGTAGGACACCTTTTGCAATACCATCCTTGCATCAAAGCTTTGCAAGAGCTTTTGGGACGAGGAGAGCTAGGAAAATTACACTATATCGTTTCAAACCGTTTAAATCTCGGCAGCATTCGCACAGAAGAAAATGCGCTGTGGAGCTTTGCTCCACATGACATTTCCGTCATTCTGTCTTTAGTAGGACACAACCTTCCTCATCAAGTGCGTTGTACTGGTGCTGACTACCTTTCTAAAGGTGTTGCCGATACGACCATGACAACTCTTCGCTTTGCCAATGATGTGCGCGCTCATATTTATGTCAGCTGGTTGCACCCTTTTAAAGAGCAAAAACTTGTGGTGATTGGATCGACTGGAATGGCGGTTTTCGACGACACAAAACCGTGGGATGAAAAGCTTGTGCTTTATCGAAATCACGTAACTTGGACAGATGGAAATATTCCCTTGGCAAACAAAAATGAAGCCGAAAAAGTCGTTGTTCCTCAAGCTGAGCCTCTCAGAGAGGAATGCCTTCACTTCATTAAATGCTGCCAAGAGCGGATTGCCCCCCGAACTGATGGTAAAGAAGGGTTACAAGTGCTGAAGGTTTTACAAGCTGCTCAAGCTAGCTTAAATGAGGACGGAGCGGAAAAAAATCCATCCATTAAATCTTCTTTAGAGCAAACCTCTCCTCAATATTATGCCCACCCCACGGCTATAATTGGTCCTCAAGCAGAAATTGAAGTGGGCACTAAAATTTGGCATTTCAGCCACATCATGGATGGAGCAAAAGTCGGCCAAGCATGCAATATCGGTCAAAATGTGGTGATTAGCCCCTCTGTTGTGCTAGGGAAAAATGTCAAAGTTCAAAACAACGTCAGTGTTTATACGGGCGTCATTTGCGAGGACCACGTTTTTCTAGGTCCTAGCATGGTTTTCACAAACGTGATTAATCCCCGCAGTGCAGTCAATAGACGCGGCGAATATCAAAAAACGTTCGTTCGTAAGGGAGCTACAATCGGTGCCAATGCAACCATTGTTTGTGGTGTTGAGCTTGGCGAATATTGTTTTATTGGATCCGGCGCTGTGATTACAAAAGATATTCCTCCATATGCTCTTATCGTAGGAAATCCTGGCCGTCAGATTGGTTGGATGAGCCGCCATGGAGAAAAACTCGATTTGCCAGTTTCTATTCCTGAAGATGAAATACTTGAAGCATCCTGCCCTGTCACAGGAGAACGTTATCAATTAAAAGGGAATCGAATTGTACCAGTAGATATTTCCCAAGTAGCATCCGAAAACCTTCTTCAAGAAGCATTCTAA
- a CDS encoding nucleotide sugar dehydrogenase has protein sequence MPISIERIKSKQITIGIVGLGYVGFPLSLVFAEANVRVIGFDIDVNKISAIQEGKSYIHHINHGRLQKVRENDQFTATSNYEQISHCDAVIICVPTPLDHHLEPDLRFVEETCESIAPHLQPYTLVSLESTTWPGTTDEVVLPILEKSGKVRLNENLYLCFSPEREDPGNKSFGTKNIPKLVGGANEKSLELAVELYRLGIENIVPLSSMRVAETAKLFENIFRSVNIALVNELKLICDPMGIDVWEVIRAAATKPFGFMPFWPGPGLGGHCIPIDPFYLTWKAKEFGVQTRFIELAGEINRSMPRYVVSKVQDCLNQSEKAMKGSKILILGLAYKSDIDDMRESPSLELIKMMQEKGAVVDYHDNHIPEIGMSREYSFLEGKKSVSLSENYDCFVLATKHSYFSADHILSFRVPTVDTRNFLPENSLVFKA, from the coding sequence ATGCCCATTTCAATTGAAAGAATTAAATCCAAACAAATTACGATTGGCATTGTGGGTTTAGGTTATGTGGGTTTTCCTCTTTCTCTAGTTTTTGCTGAAGCAAATGTTCGTGTTATTGGTTTTGATATCGATGTTAACAAGATTTCTGCCATTCAAGAAGGTAAAAGCTACATTCATCATATTAATCATGGTCGATTGCAAAAGGTACGAGAAAACGATCAATTTACTGCAACTTCGAATTATGAACAAATTTCCCACTGCGATGCTGTCATTATTTGCGTCCCTACGCCACTTGATCATCACTTGGAGCCTGATTTACGCTTTGTAGAAGAAACATGTGAATCGATTGCTCCTCATTTGCAACCCTACACTTTAGTTTCTTTAGAAAGCACCACATGGCCTGGCACAACTGATGAAGTCGTTCTTCCCATTTTAGAAAAATCCGGAAAAGTGCGCCTTAATGAAAATCTTTACCTTTGCTTTAGCCCTGAAAGGGAAGACCCAGGTAACAAGTCTTTTGGCACAAAAAATATTCCGAAACTTGTGGGTGGAGCAAACGAAAAAAGTTTAGAACTTGCCGTAGAATTATATCGACTTGGAATCGAAAATATCGTTCCCCTTTCCAGCATGCGCGTAGCTGAGACTGCTAAATTATTCGAAAATATCTTTCGCAGTGTTAACATCGCCTTAGTGAATGAATTAAAATTGATTTGTGACCCTATGGGTATTGACGTTTGGGAAGTCATTCGAGCAGCAGCCACCAAGCCATTTGGTTTCATGCCTTTTTGGCCAGGCCCAGGATTAGGCGGACACTGTATTCCGATTGATCCTTTTTACCTCACATGGAAGGCCAAAGAATTTGGCGTGCAAACACGCTTCATTGAACTTGCCGGCGAAATCAACCGATCCATGCCACGCTATGTGGTAAGCAAAGTTCAAGATTGCTTAAATCAATCTGAAAAAGCAATGAAAGGATCCAAAATTTTGATTTTAGGGCTCGCTTATAAATCTGACATCGACGATATGCGCGAAAGTCCCAGCTTAGAGCTGATCAAAATGATGCAAGAAAAAGGAGCGGTTGTTGATTATCACGACAATCACATTCCTGAAATTGGAATGAGTAGAGAATACAGCTTCTTAGAAGGCAAAAAAAGCGTTTCCTTGTCTGAAAATTATGACTGCTTTGTTTTGGCAACTAAACACAGCTATTTTTCGGCAGATCACATTTTATCATTTAGGGTCCCCACTGTAGACACAAGAAATTTTTTACCAGAAAACTCACTTGTCTTTAAAGCCTAG